A DNA window from Vagococcus penaei contains the following coding sequences:
- the rsmA gene encoding 16S rRNA (adenine(1518)-N(6)/adenine(1519)-N(6))-dimethyltransferase RsmA has translation MTDYRDIATPSRTKQILEAHGFSFKKSLGQNFLTEPNILRNIAAAADLTAADNVIEVGPGIGALTEHLARSAGKVLAFEIDQRLIPVLEETMAPYDNVTVINQDVLEADVTTTARQVFGESMSDVKVVANLPYYITTPIMMHLLLSDLPVSTMVVMMQKEVADRMTAKPNTKAYGSLSIAVQYYMQAQVAFIVPKTAFIPQPNVDSAIIKLTRRTTPVVEVVDEKFFFQLTRSAFAQRRKTLWNNLTSHFGKTDETKEWLQLSLDETEIDPKRRGETLSIEEFGRLANALLANKK, from the coding sequence ATGACGGATTATCGTGATATTGCGACACCGAGTCGTACGAAACAAATACTAGAGGCACATGGCTTTTCATTTAAAAAAAGTCTGGGGCAAAATTTTTTAACGGAACCCAACATTTTACGGAACATCGCAGCTGCAGCTGACTTAACAGCAGCAGATAATGTTATTGAAGTAGGACCAGGTATCGGTGCTTTAACAGAACACTTGGCACGTTCTGCTGGTAAAGTCTTAGCATTTGAAATTGACCAACGATTAATACCAGTTTTAGAAGAAACAATGGCACCTTATGATAATGTGACGGTTATCAATCAAGATGTTTTAGAAGCTGATGTCACGACAACTGCTAGACAAGTTTTTGGTGAGTCGATGTCAGATGTCAAAGTGGTGGCTAATTTACCTTACTATATTACAACGCCAATTATGATGCACTTGTTACTATCGGATTTACCTGTTAGTACAATGGTTGTAATGATGCAAAAAGAAGTTGCTGATCGAATGACAGCCAAACCTAATACAAAAGCCTATGGGTCATTGTCGATTGCTGTACAATATTATATGCAAGCACAAGTTGCGTTTATTGTACCTAAAACAGCGTTTATTCCACAACCAAATGTTGATTCTGCAATTATTAAACTGACTCGTCGGACAACACCGGTAGTTGAAGTCGTCGATGAAAAATTCTTTTTCCAATTAACACGTTCGGCTTTTGCTCAACGACGGAAAACGTTATGGAATAATTTAACTAGTCATTTTGGTAAAACAGACGAAACGAAAGAGTGGTTACAATTATCGTTAGATGAAACAGAAATTGATCCTAAACGTCGTGGTGAGACCTTGAGCATTGAAGAATTTGGTCGATTAGCTAATGCACTATTAGCGAATAAAAAATAG
- the rnmV gene encoding ribonuclease M5, giving the protein MKKDKIQIEEIIVVEGKDDTKRIQEVVIADTIETNGSAINQETLEKISHAQTIRGVIIFTDPDFSGEKIRKQVQEAVPQAKHAFINRKNSVPKKKGGSLGVEHASDEVILDALRLVSTPTTEVYQSDIPTDYLIYSGLIAGKHARKRREQLGDILRIGYTNGKQLRKRLDMFQIDLSTLQDALTQVIMEEKNDGLS; this is encoded by the coding sequence ATGAAAAAAGACAAAATTCAAATTGAAGAGATTATTGTTGTTGAAGGAAAAGACGACACCAAACGTATCCAAGAAGTTGTAATTGCTGACACTATTGAGACAAATGGTTCGGCCATCAATCAAGAAACGCTTGAAAAAATTAGCCATGCTCAGACAATCCGTGGTGTGATTATCTTTACTGACCCAGATTTTTCAGGTGAAAAAATTCGTAAACAAGTGCAGGAAGCTGTCCCTCAAGCTAAACACGCTTTTATTAATCGCAAGAATAGTGTACCAAAGAAAAAAGGTGGGAGTTTAGGCGTGGAGCACGCGTCAGATGAGGTTATTTTAGATGCCTTGCGCTTAGTATCGACACCAACAACTGAGGTCTATCAATCAGATATCCCCACTGACTATTTGATTTATTCTGGTTTAATTGCAGGAAAACATGCACGAAAACGCCGTGAACAATTAGGTGATATCTTGCGTATCGGTTATACAAATGGCAAACAGTTACGTAAAAGGTTAGACATGTTTCAAATTGACTTGTCAACGTTACAGGACGCTCTGACACAAGTAATAATGGAGGAAAAAAATGACGGATTATCGTGA
- a CDS encoding TatD family hydrolase, whose amino-acid sequence MIFDTHTHLNVPQFADDLEAVIERARELDVTEMAVVGFDTPTIEKSLALSQRYATIYSIIGWHPTEAGSYTPEVEKKLQHLLQSEKVVALGEIGLDYHWMEDPKDVQEKVFRRQIAIAKEMNLPISIHTRDAIEDTYRILKSEGVHTIGGIMHSFSGDDEWAKRFLDLGMHISFSGVVTFKKAIDVQAAAKIVPLDKLLVETDAPYLAPVPYRGKRNEPGYTHYVVDKLAELCESSYEQIANQTRENAHRLFRLN is encoded by the coding sequence ATGATATTTGATACACATACTCATTTAAATGTACCACAATTTGCTGATGATTTAGAGGCAGTGATTGAGCGCGCACGTGAATTAGATGTGACAGAGATGGCAGTTGTTGGTTTTGATACACCAACCATTGAAAAATCGTTAGCTTTAAGTCAACGTTATGCAACTATCTATAGTATTATCGGTTGGCATCCGACTGAGGCGGGAAGTTATACCCCAGAAGTAGAAAAAAAATTACAGCACTTATTACAAAGTGAAAAAGTCGTTGCGCTAGGAGAAATTGGACTGGATTACCATTGGATGGAGGACCCGAAAGATGTGCAAGAAAAAGTCTTTCGCCGTCAAATAGCTATTGCTAAAGAAATGAATTTACCAATAAGTATTCATACGCGTGATGCCATAGAAGATACCTATCGTATTTTAAAATCAGAAGGTGTTCATACTATTGGAGGTATTATGCATAGCTTTAGTGGTGATGATGAATGGGCTAAACGATTTTTGGATTTAGGAATGCATATTTCTTTTAGTGGTGTTGTTACGTTTAAAAAAGCGATAGACGTTCAAGCAGCTGCTAAAATAGTTCCATTAGATAAGTTATTAGTTGAGACCGATGCACCATATTTAGCCCCTGTTCCTTATCGTGGAAAACGAAATGAACCAGGTTATACACATTATGTTGTGGATAAGTTAGCTGAGTTATGCGAATCAAGTTATGAACAAATAGCTAACCAAACAAGAGAAAATGCCCATCGGTTATTTAGGTTAAATTAA
- the metG gene encoding methionine--tRNA ligase, producing the protein MEEKKTFYITTPIYYPSGKLHIGSSYTTIACDAMARFKRLKGFDVFYLTGLDEHGQKIEQKAAELGIDPQDYVDNMAADVKKLWKLLDIDYTKFIRTTDVAHKESVQKIFQKLLDQDDIYLGEYEGWYSVSDEEYFTENQLAEVYRDENGKVIGGKAPSGHEVELVKEQSYFFRMSKYADRLLEYYETHPDFIEPVSRKNEMINNFIKPGLEDLAVSRTSFSWGIPVKSDPRHVVYVWIDALSNYITALGYGTADDTNFKKYWPADVHMVGKEIVRFHTIYWPIMLMALDLPLPKQIFAHGWLVMNDGKMSKSKGNVVYPEMLVKRYGLDALRYYLMRAIPFGSDGVFTPEDFVARVNYDLANDLGNLLNRTVAMINKYCGGIVPAYASQVTPFDSELSTTAADIIGKYNKAMEKMEFNIALSEIWKLISRANKYIDETEPWVLAKDDVRKAELDSVMVHLAESLRITAILLQPIMTEAPKEIFTQLGLSDETVSMLDIRFGEFPSNTKIISKGQPIFPRLDVEEEVAYIKEQMAQTVGGAKEEKVFNPEETTLVSVKEKAIKYEDFDKVELKVAEVIDCRKVKDADKLLQFCLDAGDEGYRQILSGIAEFYPEPTDLVGKKVLIVANLKPRKMRGEVSQGMILSAESEGKLYVVEAPKGVKNGSIIA; encoded by the coding sequence GTGGAGGAGAAAAAAACATTCTATATTACAACACCAATTTATTACCCAAGTGGCAAATTACATATTGGTAGTTCATATACAACGATTGCTTGTGATGCAATGGCTCGTTTTAAGCGATTGAAAGGGTTTGACGTATTTTATTTAACAGGTTTAGATGAGCATGGCCAAAAAATTGAACAAAAAGCAGCTGAGTTAGGGATTGATCCCCAAGATTATGTTGATAACATGGCAGCTGATGTCAAAAAATTGTGGAAATTGTTAGACATTGACTACACCAAATTTATTCGAACAACAGATGTCGCTCATAAAGAGTCGGTACAAAAGATTTTCCAAAAATTATTGGATCAAGATGATATTTATTTAGGTGAATACGAAGGTTGGTATTCTGTTTCTGATGAGGAGTATTTCACTGAAAATCAGTTAGCTGAAGTCTACCGAGATGAAAATGGTAAGGTGATTGGTGGGAAAGCACCTAGTGGGCATGAGGTCGAGTTAGTTAAAGAGCAAAGTTATTTCTTTAGAATGAGTAAATATGCTGACCGTCTTTTAGAGTATTATGAGACACATCCAGATTTTATTGAACCAGTATCACGTAAAAATGAAATGATTAATAACTTTATCAAACCTGGTTTAGAAGATTTAGCTGTTAGTCGAACATCATTTAGTTGGGGTATTCCAGTAAAAAGTGACCCACGTCATGTTGTTTATGTTTGGATTGATGCATTGTCTAATTATATTACTGCACTTGGTTATGGAACGGCTGATGATACAAACTTTAAAAAATATTGGCCAGCAGATGTCCATATGGTTGGAAAAGAAATCGTACGTTTCCATACTATTTATTGGCCGATTATGTTAATGGCTCTAGATTTACCATTACCAAAACAAATTTTTGCTCATGGTTGGTTAGTCATGAATGATGGCAAAATGTCAAAATCAAAAGGGAACGTTGTTTATCCGGAAATGCTAGTTAAGCGTTATGGTTTAGATGCATTACGTTATTACTTAATGCGTGCCATCCCATTTGGCTCTGATGGTGTCTTTACACCAGAGGATTTTGTGGCACGTGTCAATTATGATTTAGCCAATGATTTAGGTAACTTGTTGAACCGAACAGTTGCGATGATTAATAAATATTGTGGTGGGATTGTCCCAGCGTATGCTTCACAAGTCACACCATTTGATAGTGAGCTATCAACAACGGCAGCTGATATTATTGGTAAATATAATAAAGCGATGGAAAAAATGGAATTTAATATTGCTTTAAGTGAAATTTGGAAATTAATTTCACGTGCAAATAAATACATTGATGAAACTGAGCCTTGGGTTCTAGCAAAAGATGATGTTCGCAAAGCAGAATTAGATAGTGTGATGGTTCATTTAGCTGAAAGTTTACGTATTACAGCTATTCTACTGCAACCAATTATGACTGAAGCACCAAAAGAAATCTTTACGCAATTAGGTCTATCTGATGAGACTGTCTCAATGTTAGACATTCGTTTTGGTGAGTTTCCTTCTAACACTAAAATTATTAGCAAAGGTCAACCAATCTTCCCACGTTTAGATGTAGAAGAAGAAGTTGCTTATATTAAAGAACAAATGGCTCAAACAGTTGGTGGTGCTAAAGAAGAGAAAGTGTTTAATCCAGAAGAAACAACACTTGTATCAGTGAAAGAAAAGGCGATTAAATATGAAGACTTTGATAAAGTTGAATTAAAAGTAGCTGAAGTAATCGATTGTCGTAAAGTAAAAGATGCAGACAAATTACTCCAATTTTGTTTAGATGCGGGTGATGAAGGCTACCGTCAAATTTTATCAGGTATTGCAGAATTCTATCCTGAACCAACTGACTTAGTCGGTAAAAAAGTTTTAATTGTTGCTAACTTAAAACCGCGAAAAATGCGTGGCGAAGTTAGTCAGGGAATGATTTTATCAGCTGAATCTGAAGGGAAATTATATGTCGTTGAAGCGCCAAAAGGTGTGAAAAACGGATCGATTATAGCATAA
- a CDS encoding DUF1054 family protein, whose translation MAMFGQKEFDCFKIEGLEARMTAIRAYIQPLFQELDDYFVGQLAPELGSILPVHIAQHRRRTANAPDFTWSAMGGDQRGYKKYPHFQLGITENYLVMWLSFIDNPQFEQAMADDFLLHPELFTDLEADMVINLDHTKNTYELLTVDNLKAGLTRWQTVKKGEFQIGRIIKKENPLLSTPDLAREYMLETYQQLVPLYLRAMQIRQDSLAMQ comes from the coding sequence ATGGCTATGTTTGGTCAAAAGGAATTTGATTGTTTTAAAATAGAGGGGCTAGAGGCACGTATGACAGCAATTAGAGCGTATATTCAGCCGCTTTTTCAAGAATTAGATGATTATTTTGTGGGACAACTAGCCCCTGAATTGGGTTCTATTCTACCAGTTCATATAGCACAACATCGTCGACGTACTGCTAATGCACCGGATTTTACTTGGAGTGCAATGGGTGGTGACCAACGTGGCTACAAAAAATATCCACATTTTCAATTGGGGATAACGGAAAATTACTTAGTTATGTGGTTATCATTCATTGATAATCCACAGTTTGAACAAGCAATGGCGGACGATTTTTTATTACATCCGGAGTTATTCACAGATTTAGAAGCAGATATGGTGATAAATTTGGATCACACCAAAAATACCTATGAGTTATTAACAGTGGATAACTTAAAAGCCGGTTTAACTCGTTGGCAAACAGTAAAAAAGGGTGAATTTCAAATTGGTCGGATAATTAAAAAAGAGAACCCATTGTTATCCACACCAGACTTAGCTCGCGAGTACATGTTGGAAACTTATCAACAATTGGTTCCTTTATACTTGCGAGCCATGCAAATTCGGCAAGATTCTTTAGCCATGCAATAA
- a CDS encoding ankyrin repeat domain-containing protein produces the protein MVEKKLVEFLENGELTKFLAQVTPSTKEVTNHKGQSALMLVVLANDLAKVAQLLSLGLDANHQDNGELSPFIAAAANGFSDIFSLMVTYQPDLTQVNRFGGTALLPSSEKGFIEVVQTALEAGVPVNHVNRLGWTAIQEAVILGDGGYLYQDIIEELSHYGATYHHQDYTKRTVVDYALLLKQLEVYDGLMALTPETQWTLVKQLLRQKKYRDALHVVSSLPDSLKKRYYLGRIYEQLKEYDLAKDYYEQGLQEAVQFAFYLALLMRKQGAVEPALAYFDLGIEQTDSDFFSYHKANYLRDLGRHQEAIILMEQLLEKQPKRVDYLFHLANSLSQLGQFEAARTTLLKAAILQPDNPLFVEQVKNIDARDKLVSK, from the coding sequence ATGGTAGAAAAAAAACTAGTAGAATTCTTGGAAAATGGTGAGTTAACAAAATTTTTGGCACAGGTGACACCAAGTACTAAGGAAGTGACCAATCATAAAGGTCAGAGTGCATTAATGTTAGTAGTATTAGCCAATGATTTAGCTAAAGTGGCACAATTACTATCATTAGGACTTGATGCGAATCACCAAGATAATGGCGAACTTTCACCATTTATTGCAGCTGCAGCCAATGGGTTCAGTGATATTTTTTCACTTATGGTGACCTATCAACCTGATTTAACCCAAGTCAATCGCTTTGGTGGTACAGCGTTATTACCGTCAAGTGAAAAAGGGTTTATTGAGGTTGTTCAAACAGCCTTAGAAGCAGGTGTTCCTGTGAATCATGTGAATCGTTTAGGTTGGACAGCTATTCAAGAAGCAGTAATTTTGGGTGACGGTGGGTACCTATATCAAGATATCATTGAAGAATTAAGTCACTATGGGGCAACGTATCACCACCAAGATTACACTAAGCGAACAGTTGTAGATTATGCGTTGCTCTTGAAACAGTTGGAAGTCTATGACGGACTCATGGCATTAACTCCTGAAACGCAATGGACACTAGTTAAGCAGTTATTACGCCAAAAAAAATATCGTGATGCCCTACATGTTGTTTCTTCATTACCAGACTCATTAAAAAAACGATATTATTTAGGTAGAATTTATGAGCAATTAAAAGAGTATGACTTAGCGAAAGATTATTATGAACAAGGGCTTCAAGAAGCAGTACAATTTGCATTTTATTTAGCTTTATTAATGCGTAAACAAGGAGCAGTTGAACCAGCGTTAGCCTATTTTGATTTAGGTATTGAACAAACAGACTCTGACTTCTTTAGCTACCATAAAGCAAACTATTTACGTGATTTAGGCCGACATCAAGAAGCGATTATTTTAATGGAACAGTTACTTGAAAAGCAACCAAAGCGTGTGGATTATTTATTCCATTTGGCTAATAGTTTGTCACAGTTAGGTCAGTTTGAAGCGGCAAGAACAACTCTTTTAAAAGCTGCAATCTTACAACCGGATAATCCATTATTTGTTGAGCAAGTGAAAAATATTGATGCACGCGATAAGTTAGTTAGTAAGTAA
- a CDS encoding siderophore ABC transporter substrate-binding protein, which yields MKKGKNFLIVTCFIGLLVLGGCGAKAKQATTMSSNQVKNEVATVKTIQVTDSQGKDKEVPVKPSKVVVFDMGALDTINSLGDKEAVIGVPTKTLPSYLKSFDEKESVGGIKEPDFEKINALKPDLIIISGRQEDSREMLEKIAPTLYLGVDANKPWESTKQNIQTLGTIFDKKEVADKKIAELDKNIATLNEKASNSQLTGLVTLVNEGSLSAYGSGSRFGIVYDTFGVLPADTTIKPSTHGQDISYEYILEKNPDILFVVDRTKAIGGDTSKNNIATNELILQTKAGQTDKVISLTPDVWYLAGGGIESTQVMIDDIAKGYNK from the coding sequence ATGAAAAAAGGAAAAAATTTTTTAATAGTCACTTGTTTTATAGGGTTATTAGTACTTGGAGGGTGTGGAGCAAAGGCAAAACAAGCAACTACTATGTCATCAAACCAAGTTAAAAACGAGGTAGCAACAGTAAAAACAATTCAAGTCACAGATAGCCAAGGAAAAGACAAAGAGGTGCCTGTTAAACCATCAAAAGTAGTCGTTTTTGATATGGGAGCATTGGACACAATTAATTCGTTAGGTGACAAAGAGGCTGTCATTGGTGTTCCAACAAAAACGTTACCTAGCTACTTAAAAAGTTTCGATGAAAAAGAATCAGTAGGTGGCATTAAGGAACCAGATTTTGAAAAAATTAATGCACTAAAACCTGACTTAATTATCATTTCTGGTCGTCAAGAAGATTCGCGTGAGATGTTAGAAAAAATAGCACCAACACTTTATCTAGGTGTAGATGCGAATAAACCATGGGAATCAACAAAACAAAATATTCAAACATTAGGAACTATTTTTGATAAAAAAGAGGTCGCAGATAAAAAAATTGCTGAGCTAGATAAAAATATAGCTACTCTTAATGAAAAAGCATCTAATAGTCAGTTAACTGGCTTAGTGACACTTGTGAATGAGGGAAGTTTGTCAGCTTATGGTTCGGGCTCACGATTTGGTATTGTTTACGACACGTTTGGTGTGCTTCCGGCTGATACAACGATTAAGCCATCAACACATGGACAAGATATTTCATATGAATATATTCTAGAGAAAAATCCTGATATATTATTTGTTGTCGATCGGACCAAAGCTATTGGTGGAGACACGAGTAAAAATAATATTGCAACGAATGAATTAATTTTACAAACAAAAGCTGGACAAACTGATAAGGTGATTTCTTTAACACCAGATGTCTGGTACCTTGCTGGTGGTGGTATTGAATCTACTCAAGTCATGATAGATGATATTGCTAAAGGATATAATAAGTAA
- a CDS encoding ABC transporter ATP-binding protein has protein sequence MLIEKVTKKYGTAVVVDGVDVDIKQGHLTAFIGPNGAGKSTLLSMMSRLLDKDSGGIYVDGTEVKSWKQTELAKKMSVLKQANSVQLKVTVRELVAFGRFPHSKGRLTTTDQEKIDSALNYLNLVEIAERHIDTLSGGQLQRAYIAMVLAQDTDYIFLDEPLNNLDMNHAANLMKIMKKLVIETGKTVVIVLHDINFAASYADDIVAMKQGTVFKAGPTSDIITKPVLDQLYDMNIRICELEGTRFCLYFNE, from the coding sequence ATGTTAATTGAAAAGGTCACTAAAAAATATGGAACGGCAGTAGTTGTTGATGGCGTAGATGTTGACATTAAACAAGGGCACTTAACAGCTTTTATTGGGCCAAATGGTGCAGGAAAGAGCACTCTGCTTTCGATGATGAGTCGATTGCTTGATAAGGATTCAGGGGGTATCTATGTTGATGGTACTGAAGTAAAATCATGGAAACAAACAGAATTGGCGAAAAAAATGTCGGTTTTAAAACAAGCCAATAGCGTGCAATTAAAAGTAACCGTTCGTGAACTGGTTGCCTTTGGACGTTTTCCTCATAGTAAGGGACGTTTAACTACAACGGATCAAGAAAAAATTGATTCAGCGTTAAATTATCTAAACTTAGTTGAGATTGCTGAACGGCATATCGATACATTGTCAGGTGGGCAACTACAACGCGCTTATATTGCGATGGTTCTTGCACAAGATACTGATTATATTTTTTTAGATGAGCCTTTAAATAATCTTGATATGAATCATGCCGCGAATTTGATGAAAATCATGAAAAAATTAGTGATTGAGACAGGTAAAACGGTGGTTATTGTTTTACACGATATTAATTTTGCTGCAAGTTACGCAGATGATATTGTGGCAATGAAGCAAGGAACAGTCTTTAAAGCAGGTCCTACATCTGACATTATCACCAAACCTGTTTTGGATCAATTATATGATATGAATATTCGTATTTGCGAATTAGAAGGGACTAGATTTTGTTTATACTTTAATGAATAA
- a CDS encoding iron chelate uptake ABC transporter family permease subunit: MKYLSVINKICLLSLVTLGVLILFLTYQTYGNWEFALFLRGKKLLAFLIVGILTSCATISFQTLTHNQFLTPSILGFDSLYVLIQTVLYFFFGTVTGLIVTHKGLFFFSNVSLMVAISVMLFTFLLKKGQHDLFLLLMVGMILGTLFRSLSTFLQVAMDPNEYDKLQGKLFASFNNIDVTLLVYLVPVVILILLLYLLLATRLDVLHLGVEQAINLGIHVPRLRLFLLILISVSVAISTALVGPITFLGFIVANVTYRWLGTYRHRALFIGSSLISIFLLVCGQFLVEHVFQMNTTLSVVIEFSGGLYFVWKIIKERGVS, translated from the coding sequence ATGAAGTATTTATCGGTCATAAATAAAATCTGTCTATTAAGTTTAGTGACATTAGGTGTGTTAATTTTATTTTTAACCTACCAAACGTATGGTAACTGGGAATTTGCGTTATTTCTACGAGGAAAAAAATTGTTAGCGTTCCTAATTGTTGGCATCTTAACCTCTTGTGCAACAATTAGTTTTCAGACATTAACACATAATCAATTTTTGACGCCAAGTATTTTAGGTTTTGATTCATTGTATGTATTAATCCAAACTGTTTTATATTTTTTCTTTGGTACTGTAACGGGTCTAATTGTGACACATAAAGGTTTATTTTTTTTCAGTAATGTCAGCTTGATGGTCGCCATTAGCGTCATGTTATTCACCTTTTTATTGAAGAAAGGCCAACACGACTTATTTTTATTATTGATGGTTGGAATGATTCTAGGGACACTTTTCCGGAGCTTAAGTACATTTTTACAAGTAGCAATGGATCCAAATGAATATGATAAATTGCAAGGTAAACTATTTGCTAGTTTTAATAATATTGACGTGACATTGCTAGTGTATCTAGTGCCAGTTGTTATATTAATTTTACTATTATATCTATTATTGGCGACTCGTTTAGATGTTTTACATTTAGGTGTCGAACAAGCGATTAATTTAGGTATTCACGTACCGAGATTACGTCTTTTTCTATTGATTTTGATTAGTGTCTCTGTTGCTATTTCAACAGCATTAGTAGGACCGATTACGTTTCTTGGTTTTATCGTGGCTAATGTTACATATCGTTGGTTAGGTACTTATCGACACCGAGCGTTATTTATTGGCAGTTCGCTAATCAGTATCTTTTTATTAGTATGTGGTCAATTTTTAGTGGAACACGTTTTCCAAATGAATACAACACTTAGCGTGGTTATTGAATTTAGTGGTGGACTATATTTCGTCTGGAAAATTATTAAGGAGCGAGGTGTATCTTAG
- a CDS encoding ABC transporter permease, with product MKKRIPIILLFFLACLSLFVGVQDVSIQDISRLSTQESIVFWSTRVPRTLSLIIVGAISSVSGLIMQHLTQNKFVSPTTAGTMDSARLGMLIVMLFLPNASVFLRSGVAFVFAFLGTLLFIHLTNYLPAKNQLMVPLVGVMFGNIIGSFVTFFAYQFQLIQNMSSWLQGNFSMVVRGDYELIYATVPVLVVCYFFAYRFTLVGMGEDFATTVGVNYRRTQRIGLLLVSLASSLVLVTVGSLPFLGVIVPNIVSYYFGDQLQRTLWLTALFGSIFLVVCDLIARVVIAPYEVPVSLVVGIFGSLAFILLLVRGYRRAN from the coding sequence TTGAAAAAGAGAATTCCCATTATACTATTATTTTTTTTAGCTTGTTTGTCGTTGTTTGTGGGTGTTCAAGATGTGTCTATTCAAGATATCTCACGTCTATCGACACAAGAAAGTATCGTTTTTTGGAGTACACGCGTGCCACGCACGCTTAGTTTAATTATTGTGGGCGCGATTAGTAGTGTATCTGGTCTAATCATGCAGCATCTCACGCAAAATAAATTTGTGTCGCCAACGACTGCCGGGACAATGGACAGCGCACGTTTAGGGATGTTAATTGTAATGCTCTTTTTGCCTAATGCTTCAGTCTTCTTGCGTTCGGGAGTCGCTTTTGTTTTTGCCTTTTTAGGCACGTTGTTGTTTATTCATTTGACTAATTATTTGCCAGCAAAAAATCAACTTATGGTACCTTTGGTCGGTGTGATGTTTGGTAACATTATTGGATCATTTGTTACTTTTTTTGCTTATCAATTTCAATTAATTCAAAATATGAGCTCATGGTTACAAGGTAACTTTTCAATGGTTGTACGCGGTGATTATGAACTGATTTATGCAACGGTTCCTGTTCTTGTAGTATGCTATTTCTTTGCTTATCGGTTTACACTAGTCGGCATGGGGGAAGATTTTGCTACAACTGTGGGTGTGAATTATCGTCGGACTCAGCGAATTGGCTTATTGCTAGTCTCATTGGCCAGTAGCTTAGTTTTAGTTACGGTTGGCAGTCTGCCATTTTTAGGAGTCATTGTCCCAAATATTGTGTCTTATTATTTTGGTGATCAGTTGCAACGAACGCTTTGGTTGACTGCACTATTTGGAAGTATTTTTTTAGTTGTTTGTGATTTGATTGCTCGTGTGGTTATTGCACCTTATGAAGTCCCTGTTAGTTTAGTCGTAGGTATTTTTGGCAGTTTGGCGTTTATCCTGTTACTAGTTAGGGGGTACCGTCGTGCTAACTAA
- a CDS encoding YueI family protein, with protein sequence MANKDVQDYLDKGLFGAPQLRPDEQKLFLGTFRERVVLALTIQEMESLKYDNLIIERLNTFDRGHFLINANVSLPAQDHYMKLAQTYEKNFRLVDTDHDKGKEETIGLVYAVDTPVDLDDIFVPNNFLAQREQEKRHHKLEDKLKKLF encoded by the coding sequence ATGGCAAATAAAGATGTACAAGACTACTTAGATAAAGGACTATTCGGTGCGCCACAACTAAGACCAGATGAACAAAAATTATTTTTAGGAACGTTTCGTGAGCGTGTCGTGTTAGCTTTAACGATTCAAGAAATGGAATCTCTAAAATACGATAATTTGATTATTGAGCGTCTCAATACGTTTGATCGCGGTCATTTTCTGATTAACGCAAACGTTAGCTTACCAGCTCAAGACCACTACATGAAATTAGCACAGACTTATGAAAAAAATTTCCGTTTAGTTGATACTGATCACGATAAAGGAAAAGAAGAAACAATTGGTTTGGTTTATGCAGTTGATACACCAGTTGATTTGGATGATATTTTTGTCCCAAATAATTTTTTAGCACAACGTGAGCAAGAAAAACGGCATCACAAACTAGAAGATAAATTAAAAAAACTATTTTAA